CGAGGCCGGGTACGAGGACTACCGGATCCTCAAGGCGCAGCTCTCCGAGTTCACCGTGCACCGGGATGCCAAGGCCGGGCACGCGTGGTTGTTCGACGGCACCACGTTCTGGACCTGGGACGACCCGGTCGAGATGAAGCGCAAGGGTCGCTACGTGGCCGAACGGCGCCTTGGCGGCGCGATGATCTGGTCGCTCGACGGCGACACCGCCGACGGCGAGCTGATCAAGGCGCTCACCAGCGGACTGTCCTGATCGGGGCAGTTCACGGGGTCCGGGGAGGTTTCGCGGCGGCCACCTCCTCGGGCCCCACCTTCACGTGCGGACGGCTGCGCCCTCAACGGCGCCAGCCGTCCGTTTGCGCTCGCAGCGCGCGCTCGTACACCGGAGCGATCTCGACGCCCGGCGGCAGGTTCCCGTTCAGCTCCAGGCTCACCAGCCCGTGCACCAGGCCCCACATCGCCAGCGCGATCCGCTCGGGCGGCTCGGCCGGGAACGCGCCGCACTCCACCGCGCGGCCGACGTCCCGCACCACCGGCAGGAACGTCCGGACGGCGGCTTCCTTCGTCTCGTCGGACGGCTCGAAGTCCGGCACCACCTTGCTGAACATCACGAGGTAGAACTGCGGGTCGGCGAGCGCGCTCTCCCGGTACGCCAGGCCGATCTGGACGACGTCCTCCACCGGGTCGTCGGTCTGCGGCACGCTCGCGATGCGGTCACCGAATCGGCGGAACGCCTCCTCGTACACGGAGTTCAGCAGCGCGGGCTTGCCGCCGAACAACGAGTACACGGCCGTGGTCGAGGTGTTGACATCCGCCGCGAGCCTGCGCAAGCTCAGAGCGCCGGGTCCTTCGGTGGACAGCACCTCACCCGCCCGCTCCAGCAGCCGGCCGCGGAGCGCGTCGTCGTGTGTCTTCGGTCGTGGCACCGGGACATCGTAACGCAACAGTGTTATGCAACGTGGTCTAGTCAACGTGGTATCAAGTTGGTACCGTCATTCCCCATGGCGATGACTCTGCGTCTGAGCGACGAGGAGAACCGGCGGCTCGACGAACTCGCCGCGGCCGAGGGCCGTTCGAAGCAGGAGGTCGTGCGCCTGGCGCTGGCCGAGCGCTGGGCCAGACTGCAGAAGGAGGAGCAGCTGTCCGAAGTCCTCGGACGCGTGCTCCCCAAGTACCGCGGCCTGCTCGACCGCCTCGGTTCCGCCTGATCCAGCGTCACCCAGAGTGCGGAATCCCGCACCTTCCGCAATTGACCCACACCTTCAGGTGATCGCCCCCGCACGCCCTCGCCGTTCGAACACATGTTCGATACGATCAATCCATGCAGCTCAACGGCGGCGAGCCCGGTCCTTCCCGGGACTACCTGTGTGAACGGCCACGACGGCCCGAAGCGCACCGGTATCGTGCGCCGTTGAAGATCGGGTCGCGTCCAGGTTGCGCTTCGGTGCACAGCGCGGCCGACACCATCCTCGCCGCCGGCCGGGCGGGGAGGCGAGACGGACCTGAGGGGGTGGGTGGTGGCGCCGAGGACGTCCCGGATGTGGGGTGGCCGCGTCGGAGTTCCCGCCCCTCAGGACAGGGAGCGCGTCAAGCAGTGGTCAACTACCTCGACGCCGGCGACTTGCTCGTGCTGGCGACCGCCGTCACCGGCGGGGACCTGGTCGTGCGCGACTTAGGTCTCCTCGACTCCGCAGCCCACCGCCCACGGGCCACAGTGCTGGGGGTCGAGGCGTACGACACGCTCTGGCTGAAAGCTTCCGCGTTGCTCGACTCCATCGTCCGCACGCGCCCGCTGGCCGAGGGGAACTGGCGGTTGGGCTGGGTCGCGGCGGTGACGTTGTGCGACATCAACGGCTGGTGGATCGACGCCGAGGAGGACGAGGCGCTGGACCTGGTCCGCGCGCTGGGCCGGGAGCAGGTCGACGTCGCCGGCATGGCCGCCCACCTGGAGGCGTGGGGCCTGCCCAAGGACGACCGACCGGACGACTGACCGGCCGCCGGGTGGCGCGATCCCGACGAGTGCCCGAACCGGGTTGACCTGGAGCGCACTCCAGCTCCTACGGTCGACACCGTGACTTACTCGATCGCCCAAGCGGCCGAGCGCAGCGGGTTGTCGATCGACACCCTGCGCTACTACGAACGGATCGGCCTGGTCGACCCGCCCGCCCGCGACTCCGGCGGGCGGCGCAGCTACAGCGAGGACGACCTGGGCTGGCTGGTCTTCCTGACCCGCCTGCGCACCACCGGCATGCCCATCCGCATGATGCGCGAGTACGCGCAGCTCCGACACCGCGGCGCGGCCACCGCGGGCCGGCGCAAGCAGATGCTGTTCGAGCACCGCGCCTCGGTCCGCGCGCGCATCGCCGAGCTCCAGTCGTGCCTGGAGGTGCTGGAGTACAAGATCACGCACTACGAGCAGATCGAGCACACCTTCAGCGAGGGGATCACCGCGTGACCCTGTTGGGCGAACTCCAGGCGGGCGTGCAGGGCCTGGGCTGCATGGGCATGAGCCAGTCGTACGGCGCCGGTGACGAGGCCGAGTCGACCGCCACCGTCCACCGGGCCCTCGACCTGGGCGTCCGGCTGCTCGACACCGCCGACGTCTACGGCGCGGGCGCGAACGAGGAGCTGGTGGGCCGGGCGATCCGGTCCCGGCGGGACGAGGTCGTGCTGGCCACCAAGTTCGGCCTCGCCGACCCGGACCGCAAGCCGCGCGGCGACGCGGGCTACGTCAGGCGGGCCGCCGAGGCGTCGCTGCGCCGGCTCGGCGTCGACCACGTCGACCTGTACTACCAGCACCGGGTCGACCCGGACGTGCCGATCGAGGAGACGGTCGGCGCGATGGCCGAACTCGTCGCCGAGGGCAAGGTCCGCTACTTGGGGCTGTCCGAGGCGGGCGCCGCCACGATCCGGCGCGCGCACGCCGTGCACCCGATCAGCGCCGTGCAGAGCGAGTGGTCGCTGTGGACGCGTGACATCGAGGCCGAGGTCGCGCCGACGTGCCGCGAGCTGGGCATCGGCATCGTGCCGTTCTCCCCGCTCGGCCGCGGGTTCCTCACCGGCCGCGTCACGTCCGTCGCCGACCTGGCCGAGGACGACGTGCGGCGCACCCTGCCCCGGTTCGCCGACGGGAACTTCGCCCGCAACACGGCGATCGTCGAGGCGCTGAGGGCCCTCGCGGCGGAGCGCGGCGTCACGGCGGGCCAGTTGGCGCTGGCCTGGGTGCACCACCGGGGTGAGCACGTCGTGCCGATCCCGGGCACCAAGCGGGTGGAGTACCTGGAGGAGAACGTCGCCGCCGCCGACCTGCGGCTCAGCGCCGACGACCTGCGCGCGATCGAGGACGCCGCGCCCGCCGTCGCGGGTGACCGGTACCCGCCGGAGTTCCTGAAGCTCTCGGACAAGTAGGGGGAAACCGTGGAGAACCGCCGGTTGGGCGCGCTCGACGTGAGCGCGCAGGGCCTGGGCTGCATGGGCATGAGCGAGTTCTACGGCCCCGGCGACGAGGCCGAGTCCACCGCCACCGTCCACCGCGCGCTGGACCTGGGCGTCACGTTCCTGGACACGGCCGACATGTACGGGCCGTTCACCAACGAGGAGCTGGTGGGCCGGGCGATCCGGTCCCGGCGCGACGAGGTCGTGCTGGCCACCAAGTTCGCCGTGGTCCGCGACCCGGGCACGCCGCGCTCGGCGTGGGGCCTGCGCGGCGACCCGGAGTACGTCAAGCAGGCCGCCGACGCGTCGCTGCGGCGGCTCGGCGTCGACCACGTCGACCTGTACTACCAGCACCGCGTCGACCCGAACGTGCCGATCGAGGACACCGTGGGCGCGATGGCCGAGCTGGTCGAGCGGGGCAAGGTCCGGCACATCGGCCTGTCCGAGGCGGGCGCGGCGACGATCCGGCGCGCGCACGCCGTGCACCCGATCAGCGCCGTGCAGACCGAGTGGTCGCTGTGGTCGCGCGACATCGAGGAGGAGGTCGTGCCGACGTGCCGCGAGCTGGGCATCGGCGTCGTGGCCTACTCGCCGCTCGGGCGGGGTTTCCTCACCGGCCGGTACACGTCGAAGGACGCGTTCGCGCCCGGCGACTTCCGCCTGGTCGGCCAGCCCCGGTTCGCCGACGGCAACTTCGACCGCAACCTGGCCCTGGTCGAGTCGCTGCGGGCGGTGGCGCGAGAGCTGGACGTGACGCCCGCGCAGGTCGCGCTGGCGTGGGTGCACCACCAGGGCGCGGTGCCGATCCCGGGCACCAAGCGGGTGAAGTACCTGGAGGAGAACGCCGCCGCCGCGGACCTGCGGCTGACCGACGACCAGCTGGCCCGCGTGGCCGCCGCCGTGCCCGCCGACGCGGTCGCGGGCGACCGCTACCCGGCCGAGGTGATGCGGTCCGCCATCGGCCGCTAGGTCGGGCGGGCAGCGGGCCGGGGAGCGAGGCGGGGAGCGGTCATCCGGCCACCGTGGCCGCGACCACGCCACCCAGCTCACGGCACCGCTCCCGCGCGACGCCGTCCGGCGCGCCCGTCAGCGACAGCGTCTCCGCCACCGCCCGCCACCCCAGCCCGGTCGTGATGTCCCGCAACGCCCTCACCGCGCCCTCGACACCCAGGTTGCCGTGCACGTACGCCCCGAACGGCCGCCCGCGCGTGGCGTCCAGGCACGGGTAGTAGACGGTGTCGAAGAAGTGCTTCAGCGCGCCGCTGATGTACCCGATGTTGACGGGCGTGCCGAGCAGGTAGCCGTCGGCTCCCAGCACGTCGGAGGCGGTCGCCGACAACGCGGGCCGCCGCACCACCTCGACGCCCCCGATCTCAGGGTCGTTCGCCCCCGCCAACACCGCCTCGAACAGCTCCTGCATGGCGGGTGACGGCGTGTGGTGCACGATCAGCAGGCGGGGCACGGGGGTCAGGCTGCCGCGCCCGGGGGCGGCGTGCAAGCTTGACGGGGAACGGAACCGATCGGGCCGTCGCGCGTCTTCAGTTGTGCAGTGACGGGGAGGGAGTCATGGAAACTCGCAGCATCGCCACGATGAAGCGGAACCGGCGGATCACCTGGGGCGCGGGGGTCGCGATCGGGGTCGGGCTGATCGGCCTGCCGCTGGTGTTCATCGCCCTGTGGCCGGGGGTCGACCACAGCCCGTGGGACGTCAACACGATGATCCTGGCGATCGGCGTCGCGCTCTGCACGACCAGCTACATCTCCGGCCGCATCTCGGTCGCCGCCGTCACGGAGAACCGGCCGCGCCGGGTGAGCCCGCCGACCAGGCGTCCCTACCTGGTGGTCGGCGGCTCACTCGTCGTCGCGGTGCTCTGCCTGCTGCTCGCTATGGCGTCGTGAGCAGGTCGGACACCTGATCCCGCAGTCCGGCCAACCGGGACCGGGCGCGGTCGCGGGCCGCCGGCAGGTCGTCGGCCACCGGCTCCACGACCTCCAGGTACGCCTTCAGCTTCGGCTCGGTCCCGGACGGCCGCACGACCACCCGCACGCCGTCGGCCGTGAGCCGGACCACGTCGGCCCGCGGCAACAGGTCCTCGAAGGCGAACCCCGCCGGCGGCTCGGCGCGCAGCCGGGCCATCAGCGCGCCGATCCGGCTCAGGTCGGTGAACCGCAGCGACACCTGGTCGGTCAGGTGCAGGCCGTGGTCGACGGCGAGCTGGTCCAGCGCGTCCAGCAGCGACCGCCCGGACGCCTTCAACCCGGCCGCCAGGTCGCACGCCACCACGGCCGCCGAGATGCCGTCCTTGTCGTTGACGTGCGCCGGGTCGACGCAGTTGCCCAGCGCCTCCTCGTAGGCGAACACCAACCCGTCGCCCGCGCGCACCAGCCACTTGAACCCGGTCAACGTCTCCGCGTACCGGGCGCCGTGCGCCGCCGCGATCGACTTCAGCAGCGACGACGACACGATCGTGGTGGCCACCAGCGGGTCCGCGCTGTCCGTGGTCGACAGCACCAGCGACCCCAGCAGCACGCCGGTCTCGTCGCCGCGCAGCATCCGCCACGACCCGTCCCGCTCCCGCACGCCCAGCGCGCACCGGTCCGCGTCGGGGTCGAGCGCGACGGCCAGGTCGGCCGACTCGGCCGCCGCCAGCTCCAGCAGCCGGTCCGCCGCGCCCGGCTCCTCCGGGTTGGGGAACGCCACGGTCGGGAAGTCCGCGTCCGGCACGGCCTGCTCCCGCACCACCCGCACGTCGGTGAACCCGGCCCGCCGCAACGCCTCCACCGCCGTCGCGCCGCCGACGCCGTGCATCGGCGTCAACACCACCCGCAGGTCGCGCGCCGCGCCGCGGGGCAGTTCCGCGACCCGGTCCAGGTACTCGTCCACCTCGGCGTCGGACACCGGCAGGTGGTCGTCCGACAGCGGCACCGACACGGCGGCGGGCACGCCCCGGATCGCCGCCTCGATCTCGCGGTCCTCGGGCGGCACGATCTGCCCGCCGCCCGCCAGGTACAGCTTGTAGCCGTTGTCCGCCGGCGGGTTGTGCGACGCGGTGATCTGCACGCCCGCCACCGCGTCGTGCCGCTTGACCAGGAACGCCAGCACCGGCGTCGGCAACGGCCCCGGCAGCACCCGCACGGTGAAGCCCGCGGCGGCCAGCACACCGGCCGCCGCCGCGGCGAAGTCCTCAGACCCGCGCCGCGCGTCCCGGCCGACGAACACCGTGCCGACGCGCCCGTTCGCCCGGAGCCACGCGGCGAGCCCGGCCGTGGTGCGGATGACCACGGCCCGGTTCATCCCGTTCGGCCCG
This genomic window from Saccharothrix sp. HUAS TT1 contains:
- a CDS encoding aldo/keto reductase, whose product is MGMSQSYGAGDEAESTATVHRALDLGVRLLDTADVYGAGANEELVGRAIRSRRDEVVLATKFGLADPDRKPRGDAGYVRRAAEASLRRLGVDHVDLYYQHRVDPDVPIEETVGAMAELVAEGKVRYLGLSEAGAATIRRAHAVHPISAVQSEWSLWTRDIEAEVAPTCRELGIGIVPFSPLGRGFLTGRVTSVADLAEDDVRRTLPRFADGNFARNTAIVEALRALAAERGVTAGQLALAWVHHRGEHVVPIPGTKRVEYLEENVAAADLRLSADDLRAIEDAAPAVAGDRYPPEFLKLSDK
- a CDS encoding type II toxin-antitoxin system VapB family antitoxin encodes the protein MTLRLSDEENRRLDELAAAEGRSKQEVVRLALAERWARLQKEEQLSEVLGRVLPKYRGLLDRLGSA
- a CDS encoding aldo/keto reductase — translated: MENRRLGALDVSAQGLGCMGMSEFYGPGDEAESTATVHRALDLGVTFLDTADMYGPFTNEELVGRAIRSRRDEVVLATKFAVVRDPGTPRSAWGLRGDPEYVKQAADASLRRLGVDHVDLYYQHRVDPNVPIEDTVGAMAELVERGKVRHIGLSEAGAATIRRAHAVHPISAVQTEWSLWSRDIEEEVVPTCRELGIGVVAYSPLGRGFLTGRYTSKDAFAPGDFRLVGQPRFADGNFDRNLALVESLRAVARELDVTPAQVALAWVHHQGAVPIPGTKRVKYLEENAAAADLRLTDDQLARVAAAVPADAVAGDRYPAEVMRSAIGR
- a CDS encoding type II toxin-antitoxin system death-on-curing family toxin, with product MVNYLDAGDLLVLATAVTGGDLVVRDLGLLDSAAHRPRATVLGVEAYDTLWLKASALLDSIVRTRPLAEGNWRLGWVAAVTLCDINGWWIDAEEDEALDLVRALGREQVDVAGMAAHLEAWGLPKDDRPDD
- a CDS encoding flavodoxin family protein; the encoded protein is MPRLLIVHHTPSPAMQELFEAVLAGANDPEIGGVEVVRRPALSATASDVLGADGYLLGTPVNIGYISGALKHFFDTVYYPCLDATRGRPFGAYVHGNLGVEGAVRALRDITTGLGWRAVAETLSLTGAPDGVARERCRELGGVVAATVAG
- a CDS encoding TetR/AcrR family transcriptional regulator, whose protein sequence is MPRPKTHDDALRGRLLERAGEVLSTEGPGALSLRRLAADVNTSTTAVYSLFGGKPALLNSVYEEAFRRFGDRIASVPQTDDPVEDVVQIGLAYRESALADPQFYLVMFSKVVPDFEPSDETKEAAVRTFLPVVRDVGRAVECGAFPAEPPERIALAMWGLVHGLVSLELNGNLPPGVEIAPVYERALRAQTDGWRR
- a CDS encoding MerR family transcriptional regulator produces the protein MTYSIAQAAERSGLSIDTLRYYERIGLVDPPARDSGGRRSYSEDDLGWLVFLTRLRTTGMPIRMMREYAQLRHRGAATAGRRKQMLFEHRASVRARIAELQSCLEVLEYKITHYEQIEHTFSEGITA
- a CDS encoding phospho-sugar mutase, with the translated sequence MSLAPALRDAAFRWIADDPDPDARLELQTVLARAMGGDAAAADELADRMAGPLAFGTAGLRGPVRAGPNGMNRAVVIRTTAGLAAWLRANGRVGTVFVGRDARRGSEDFAAAAAGVLAAAGFTVRVLPGPLPTPVLAFLVKRHDAVAGVQITASHNPPADNGYKLYLAGGGQIVPPEDREIEAAIRGVPAAVSVPLSDDHLPVSDAEVDEYLDRVAELPRGAARDLRVVLTPMHGVGGATAVEALRRAGFTDVRVVREQAVPDADFPTVAFPNPEEPGAADRLLELAAAESADLAVALDPDADRCALGVRERDGSWRMLRGDETGVLLGSLVLSTTDSADPLVATTIVSSSLLKSIAAAHGARYAETLTGFKWLVRAGDGLVFAYEEALGNCVDPAHVNDKDGISAAVVACDLAAGLKASGRSLLDALDQLAVDHGLHLTDQVSLRFTDLSRIGALMARLRAEPPAGFAFEDLLPRADVVRLTADGVRVVVRPSGTEPKLKAYLEVVEPVADDLPAARDRARSRLAGLRDQVSDLLTTP